One window of the Xiphophorus hellerii strain 12219 chromosome 15, Xiphophorus_hellerii-4.1, whole genome shotgun sequence genome contains the following:
- the LOC116733833 gene encoding alpha-1,6-mannosyl-glycoprotein 2-beta-N-acetylglucosaminyltransferase, which produces MRFRLLRRNLLLLLGVIFVLVTLLFSTRVLVVSEDDARTGSSRNVDGNGNQGTNSCEIFNFGSVSELTQSVYSANYKQCVHNADRFPGEPQLVLVVQVHNRPEYLRLLIRSLEKAAEVHSFLLIFSHDYFSQEINTIVQGITFCKVLQIYFPFSTQLYPKEFPGQDPRDCPRDMSKDAARKTGCLNADHPDSYGHYREAFVTQTKHHWWWKLHFVWERVQAMQGYSGFAVFLEEDNYILPDFFHFYKLMIGFRKTSCPDCDMLALGNHNGVIDFTSMSDKVLTSGWMSTKHNIGMGISREVYYKLMGCSNEYCTYDDYNWDWTLQHLSGACISKPLKVLVAQGSRVLHTGDCGLHQKDNCRPEQASQKAAESLQKAKEGLYPPRLVLSRAEPVEHKAHMKNGGWGDVRDHALCNNYSKRL; this is translated from the coding sequence ATGAGGTTTCGGCTGCTCAGACGGaatctgctcctgctgctgggAGTCATCTTTGTACTTGTGACTCTCTTGTTTTCAACACGTGTGTTGGTAGTTTCTGAAGACGACGCGAGAACAGGCAGCTCCAGGAACGTGGACGGGAATGGAAATCAGGGAACGAATTCTTGCGAGATATTTAATTTCGGCTCCGTGTCAGAATTGACTCAGTCCGTTTACAGTGCCAATTACAAGCAGTGTGTCCACAATGCAGATCGGTTTCCCGGGGAGCCCCAGCTGGTGCTGGTCGTGCAGGTTCACAACAGGCCTGAATACCTCCGGCTCCTCATCAGGTCACTGGAGAAAGCTGCTGAGGTGCACAGTTTTCTCCTTATCTTCAGCCACGACTATTTTTCACAGGAAATCAACACAATTGTGCAAGGGATAACTTTCTGCAAGGTACTGCAGATTTATTTCCCCTTCAGCACCCAGCTGTATCCCAAAGAGTTTCCTGGGCAGGACCCACGAGACTGTCCCCGAGACATGTCCAAGGACGCGGCTCGGAAAACAGGATGCCTCAACGCGGACCACCCTGATTCCTACGGACACTACAGGGAGGCCTTCGTCACTCAAACCAAACACCACTGGTGGTGGAAGCTGCACTTCGTTTGGGAGCGAGTTCAGGCGATGCAGGGCTACAGCGGCTTTGCCGTCTTCCTCGAGGAAGACAACTACATCTTACCAgactttttccacttttataAATTAATGATTGGGTTTAGGAAGACAAGTTGCCCAGACTGCGACATGCTGGCTTTGGGCAACCACAACGGCGTGATAGATTTCACCAGCATGTCCGATAAGGTGTTGACCTCAGGATGGATGTCGACTAAACACAACATAGGCATGGGCATATCCAGGGAGGTTTACTACAAGCTGATGGGCTGCAGCAATGAGTACTGCACCTACGATGATTACAACTGGGACTGGACTCTGCAGCATCTGTCCGGAGCCTGCATATCAAAGCCCCTTAAGGTGCTGGTTGCGCAGGGCTCCAGGGTTCTACACACCGGAGACTGCGGTCTCCACCAGAAGGACAACTGCAGACCAGAACAGGCCTCACAAAAGGCAGCAGAGAGCCTTCAGAAGGCCAAGGAAGGTCTCTATCCTCCACGCCTTGTCCTCAGTAGGGCAGAGCCAGTGGAGCACAAGGCGCACATGAAGAACGGAGGCTGGGGAGATGTCCGAGACCATGCTCTATGCAACAATTATTCCAAACGTCTATGA